The following nucleotide sequence is from Vibrio fluvialis.
CCCACGTCTTCCAGCTGTTCACGTTGCTCAAGAAATTCCGACAGCGTGATCAAATCGAGTGGCTTACCCGCATCCAGAATCGACTTCACACCATCAAAAATCAGGCGGTGCGGACGGCTGTAAAAGTCCGATGTCAATACACGTTCAGAGACCGTGTCCCAGCGTTCGTTATCCAGCAGCAAGCCGCCGATCACGGACTGCTCAGCTTCTAAGGAATGGGGAGGAACTTTAATCGCATCGACCTGCGCATCGGAAGGTTTACGGTTTCGGTTATCTGTTCGGGGATCAGCCATGACTTCACTCGGTAACTCTTTTATGACCGTCCATTATAGCGAGAATCCGTAATTTGTAATTAACGATGCGAAAGTTTGTGTGTAACAACAGCAGAATTAACCGTCACATGACCCAATTAGCCAAACAGATGCTTATCATGCAACGATTCAACCCGTTTATCAGAGGTAACGCGTGTCCAAAGTCTGGCTTCTTAGTCTTAGCCTGTTGACGAGCTACAGCGTCTATGCGAACGAGGATCCCAAGAACGATAAGGACATCGAGAAACCTTCTTCTCATTGGAGTAGTCAGGTCGAATTCGGCTACCAGTCGCATACCGGCAATACCAGTTCGGAGTCTCTGAATACCCGCCTGAAAGGTGAATACATTCAAGGTCGTCACCGGACCAACGGCGAATGGCGTTTTTACAAGTTGGATAAAAACGGTAAAGAGAATAAGCGCCAATCGAACTACTCATTGCAAACCGACTACAAGCTTGGCCCCAAAACCTACTTGTACGGCAGCTTTAAAGGCATTGATTCACGCTACAGTGCTTATTTTAAAGATTACACCTTATCTGGCGGTCTGGGTTATCAGGTGACGCATACGGAAAGTTTGTTGGTCGAACTGGAACTGGGTCCCGGCTATCGATATCAGGAACCGAATCTGGATGAGATTGACAAGACCGACGTCGTCTTTCCTGACATCGTGCAGGAACCGATTTTCCGCAGCAATTTGAAGACCGAATGGCAGATACTAAAATCGCTTAAGTTTGCCGCCGACCTGACGTTAGTCAATGGTGAAAGCAATACCCGTTTGGATTCAGAACTGAGTGTAATCAACAACATCACCGACGATATCGCGCTCAAAATCAACCAGTCTCGCCAGTACCATACCCGTGTACCAGACGGCATGAGCAAAGCCGACAGCGTACTGTCTGTAAACCTGATCTTTCTGTTCTGACAAGCGATTACTTTTCTTCAGACATAAAAAAACACCAGCCGAGGCTGGTGTTTTTGATTCGTCTGTATACTGAAATTACTCAGCAACAACCTGTACTTTCGCAGTTGCGAAAACTTCAGAGTGAAGTTGAACGCTAACCTCGAATTCACCAGTGTTGCGCAGAGCGCCTTCAGGTAGGCGAACTTCGCTCTTAGAAACTGCAACACCAGCCGCTGTGATAGCGTCAGCGATGTCACGAGTACCGATAGAACCGAACAGTTTACCTTCGTCACCAGCTTTAGAAGCAATAACAACTGCTTCAAGAGCGTTAACTTGGTCAGCGCGAGCTTGTGCAGCAGTCAGTTGCTCAGCAACTTTCGCTTCTAGCTCAGCACGACGGCCTTCAAACATTTCAACGTTAGCTTTAGTTGCCATTACTGCCTTACCTTGTGGGATAAGGAAGTTACGAGCGTAACCAGATTTAACGTTAACTGTATCGCCAAGACCACCTAGGTTACCGATTTTATCAAGTAGAATAACTTGCATTGCTTAATCCTCTTTCTTAATAAACGGTGCCAATTACTGATGTTTGTCAGTGTATGGCAGTAGAGCTAGGTAGCGAGAACGCTTGATTGCACGAGCTAGTTGACGCTGATATTTAGCGCTAGTACCAGTGATACGGCTTGGTACGATTTTACCAGCTTCAGTGATGTAGTTCTTAAGAGTTGCTACGTCTTTGTAATCAATCTCTTGTACGCCTTCTGCAGTAAAACGGCAGAATTTACGACGACGGAAGAAACGAGCCATGGGCTATCTCCTGATCTAAATTTGGATAATGTTGTCGGCATGTAGCACCAATTTCCCCACGCCATTTCGGCCGGTTTGGTAAGCCAAGAAACCACTTACCTGAATGATGCTGCCTTGTACTAAATTTTGAGTTAACGCTTTTGACCTTTGCCCACTGACAACCACCGGGATTCGGCAATACACCTGTCGCGGTAGGTCAGCTTCGATCA
It contains:
- the rplI gene encoding 50S ribosomal protein L9 produces the protein MQVILLDKIGNLGGLGDTVNVKSGYARNFLIPQGKAVMATKANVEMFEGRRAELEAKVAEQLTAAQARADQVNALEAVVIASKAGDEGKLFGSIGTRDIADAITAAGVAVSKSEVRLPEGALRNTGEFEVSVQLHSEVFATAKVQVVAE
- the priB gene encoding primosomal replication protein N gives rise to the protein MTNRMELSGSIAKPPIRSQSPSGIEHCRFWLEHRSTVIEADLPRQVYCRIPVVVSGQRSKALTQNLVQGSIIQVSGFLAYQTGRNGVGKLVLHADNIIQI
- a CDS encoding DUF481 domain-containing protein, producing the protein MSKVWLLSLSLLTSYSVYANEDPKNDKDIEKPSSHWSSQVEFGYQSHTGNTSSESLNTRLKGEYIQGRHRTNGEWRFYKLDKNGKENKRQSNYSLQTDYKLGPKTYLYGSFKGIDSRYSAYFKDYTLSGGLGYQVTHTESLLVELELGPGYRYQEPNLDEIDKTDVVFPDIVQEPIFRSNLKTEWQILKSLKFAADLTLVNGESNTRLDSELSVINNITDDIALKINQSRQYHTRVPDGMSKADSVLSVNLIFLF
- the rpsR gene encoding 30S ribosomal protein S18; translation: MARFFRRRKFCRFTAEGVQEIDYKDVATLKNYITEAGKIVPSRITGTSAKYQRQLARAIKRSRYLALLPYTDKHQ